A stretch of the Oncorhynchus clarkii lewisi isolate Uvic-CL-2024 chromosome 9, UVic_Ocla_1.0, whole genome shotgun sequence genome encodes the following:
- the LOC139415836 gene encoding zinc finger protein 235-like, which translates to MSKLQLLRVFLNDRLTAAAVEICGAVEKTVVEYQEENDRLRRLLRITPEMQLCKIDSQQLSVSEKMVPPEQQHCEREWSPSLGQEDPDTTLVKGKQEKEQLQGLEPDIIEFIFTPSCVKSECDQEDPLQSLTLPQTKTVENRESDSKPVDLKPFGTVTHINGLYIPCLSPYTQNNASSHSSAVSSDPVGLDSSPPLDPTPPLDPNTSMGERGSKPSTTSRKTHHCHDYGEMFPLKADLQRHVTLTKKRLSECHLSNKQYNSTCKPEAHVLLCPMEKSCTCPICGMTIKHKGDLSRHMGIHTGEKPFSCVVCGKSFYQKGHLTDHKRTHTGEKPFSCGDCGKSFNLKGNLRKHKLTHTGEKPFSCGDCGRSFSLNMNLTRHKLTHTGEKPFSCGDCGKSFTQKTNLLMHVKNIHKGGKQDKN; encoded by the exons ATGTCTAAACTACAGTTGTTGCGTGTGTTTTTAAATGATCGTTTAACGGCGGCTGCTGTGGAGATTTGCGGGGCAGTTGAGAAAACGGTAGTGGAGTACCAGGAGGAGAATGATCGGCTACGGAGACTGTTGCGGATCACACCAGAGATGCAACTATGTAAAATAG acTCCCAGCAGCTCTCTGTTTCTGAAAAGATGGTTCCCCCTGAGCAGCAGCACTGTGAGCGGGAGTGGAGCCCCAGTTTGGGGCAGGAGGACCCAGATACCACACTGGTTAAAGGGAAACAGGAGAAAGAACAGCTTCAAGGTCTGGAGCCTGATATCATAGAGTTCATATTCACTCCTTCCTGTGTGAAAAGTGAATGTGATCAGGAGGACCCACTTCAGTCCTTGACTCTTCCCCAAACTAAGActgtggagaacagagagagtgactCTAAACCAGTGGATCTCAAACCTTTTGGCACTGTGACCCACATTAATGGTCTCTACATTCCCTGTTTATCGCCATATACTCAGAACAATGCCTCCAGTCACAGTTCAGCCGTAAGCAGCGACCCAGTAGGACTTGACAGCAGCCCACCATTGGATCCCACCCCACCATTAGATCCAAACACGTCAATGGGGGAACGCGGTTCCAAACCCAGCACCACGTCTAGAAAAACTCACCACTGCCATGACTATGGTGAAATGTTTCCTCTGAAAGCTGACCTGCAGAGGCACGTGACTCTTACCAAGAAGAGACTCAGCGAATGTCACTTATCCAATAAACAGTACAACTCCACCTGTAAACCGGAAGCCCATGTCCTACTCTGTCCCATGGAGAAATCCTGCACTTGCCCTATTTGTGGCATGACCATCAAACACAAAGGAGATCTGTCCAGGCACATGGgtattcacacaggagagaaaccatttagctgtgtTGTCTGTGGGAAAAGCTTCTATCAGAAGGGACACCTTACAGATCATAAacggactcacacaggagagaaaccatttagctgtggtgactgtgggaaaagcttcaatTTGAAGGGAAACCTAAGGAAGCATAaactgactcacacaggagagaaaccatttagctgtggaGACTGTGGGAGAAGCTTCAGTCTCAATATGAACTTAACCAGGCATAAACTGacccacacaggagagaaaccatttagctgtggtgactgtgggaaaagtTTTACTCAAAAGACTAACCTGCTGATGCATGTGAAAAACATCCACAAAGGAGGAAAGCAGGACAAAAACTGA